In uncultured Bacteroides sp., one genomic interval encodes:
- a CDS encoding putative transporter, protein MDWLIKLLTDPDSVAHIVLLYSFVIAAGVLLGKIKFFGISLGVTFVLFVGILMGHFGLNVNTEVLHFMRDFGLILFVFCIGLQVGPSFFSSFKKGGMTMNMLAASIVLLNIAVALGLFYALNGRVQLPMIVGILSGAVTNTPGLGAAQEALNQLQASGVIHEVPKIALGYAVAYPLGVVGIIGAIILIRFIFRIDFAKEEAEWNAVADDNQNKPRLMHLEVNNSAVFGKKVSDIMDTAGCSFVVSRILKNEKVTIPSSETVLEEGNQIFVVCSEVDADTIISLIGKEVFVNWEELNSPMVSRRVLVTKSEMNGKKLGQLKLRNLYGVNITRINRSGVDLFANPNLVLQVGDRVTVVGSQDAVERVATVMGNSMKRLNEPNIVTIFIGILFGILFGSLPIAFPGMPTPVKLGLAGGPLVVAIIIGRFGYKFNLVTYTTQSANLMLREIGITLFLASVGIGAGGEFFKTVVEGDGLLWVGCGFLITFIPLIVVGSIARKIFKINYFMLMGLIAGSNTDPPALAYSNQVSSSDAPGVGYSTVYPLVMFLRVLSAQLIILMFM, encoded by the coding sequence ATGGATTGGTTGATTAAATTGCTAACAGACCCAGATTCAGTGGCTCACATTGTTCTTCTTTATTCTTTTGTTATAGCTGCTGGAGTTTTATTAGGGAAGATTAAATTTTTCGGGATTTCTTTAGGTGTTACTTTTGTGCTGTTTGTCGGCATTTTAATGGGACATTTCGGTCTTAATGTTAACACTGAAGTTCTTCATTTTATGAGGGATTTTGGTTTAATTTTATTTGTTTTTTGTATTGGTTTGCAGGTTGGACCCTCTTTCTTCTCTTCATTTAAGAAAGGTGGTATGACAATGAATATGCTGGCCGCTTCAATTGTTCTGCTAAATATTGCTGTAGCATTGGGATTGTTCTATGCTCTTAACGGAAGAGTGCAATTGCCAATGATAGTTGGTATTCTTTCAGGCGCAGTTACAAACACCCCAGGTCTTGGTGCTGCTCAGGAAGCATTAAATCAGCTTCAGGCATCGGGTGTAATTCACGAAGTTCCAAAAATTGCGTTAGGTTATGCAGTAGCTTATCCACTTGGGGTTGTAGGAATTATTGGTGCTATTATTCTGATACGCTTTATTTTCAGAATTGATTTTGCTAAAGAAGAAGCTGAATGGAATGCAGTAGCAGATGATAACCAGAATAAGCCTCGCTTGATGCACCTGGAAGTAAATAACTCAGCTGTTTTTGGCAAAAAAGTATCTGATATTATGGATACTGCAGGATGCTCATTTGTTGTATCTCGTATTCTTAAAAATGAAAAAGTTACAATACCAAGTTCTGAAACTGTACTTGAAGAAGGTAATCAGATATTTGTAGTTTGTTCAGAAGTTGATGCTGATACTATTATTTCATTAATAGGAAAAGAAGTGTTTGTAAACTGGGAAGAACTTAATTCTCCAATGGTGTCAAGACGAGTATTGGTTACAAAATCTGAAATGAACGGAAAGAAACTTGGACAGCTGAAACTTCGTAATCTTTATGGTGTGAACATTACTCGTATCAACCGTTCAGGTGTGGATCTATTTGCTAACCCAAACTTGGTTCTTCAGGTTGGTGACCGTGTTACAGTTGTTGGTTCTCAGGATGCAGTTGAGCGTGTTGCTACTGTAATGGGTAACTCAATGAAACGCTTAAACGAACCTAATATTGTTACTATCTTTATCGGTATATTATTTGGTATATTGTTTGGTAGTCTTCCAATTGCTTTCCCAGGAATGCCTACTCCTGTTAAATTAGGTTTGGCAGGCGGCCCTCTGGTTGTAGCTATTATTATTGGTCGTTTCGGTTATAAGTTTAACTTGGTAACTTACACAACCCAGAGTGCCAACCTTATGTTACGTGAGATTGGTATTACTTTATTCCTTGCTAGTGTTGGTATTGGTGCAGGAGGTGAATTCTTTAAAACTGTTGTTGAAGGAGATGGCCTGTTGTGGGTAGGATGTGGATTCCTTATCACCTTTATTCCATTAATAGTTGTTGGATCTATTGCTCGCAAAATTTTCAAGATTAACTATTTTATGTTGATGGGACTTATTGCCGGTAGTAATACAGACCCTCCTGCATTAGCATATTCTAATCAGGTTTCAAGTAGTGATGCTCCGGGTGTTGGATATTCAACTGTATATCCACTGGTAATGTTTTTGCGTGTATTATCTGCACAGTTGATTATACTTATGTTTATGTAA
- a CDS encoding cytidylate kinase-like family protein — MNNKYVINIGRQLGSGGREIGAKLAAQLHIDFYDKELINIASKESGLCKEFFEKADEKTSQSIVGGLLGMRFPFINDGSIPNNNCLSNDALFKIQSDVIRELAEKKSCLFVGRCADYILRDHPRCVNIFISASKEERIRRLCKEKVINSGKAEDLIEKTDRERAAYYNYYSYKVWGAAATYHLCIDSSSLGIDETVAFIKLFIEKKLGI, encoded by the coding sequence ATGAATAACAAATATGTGATAAATATTGGCCGCCAGTTAGGTAGTGGTGGCCGGGAAATAGGTGCTAAACTTGCCGCACAACTGCACATTGATTTTTACGACAAGGAACTGATTAATATAGCATCAAAAGAAAGTGGTCTCTGCAAAGAATTCTTTGAAAAAGCTGATGAGAAAACATCGCAAAGCATTGTTGGAGGACTTTTGGGGATGCGATTTCCTTTTATTAATGATGGTTCAATCCCTAATAATAATTGTTTGAGCAATGATGCTTTATTCAAGATACAGAGTGATGTAATTCGTGAATTAGCAGAAAAAAAGTCATGCCTTTTTGTAGGAAGATGTGCTGATTATATTTTGCGTGATCATCCTCGGTGTGTAAACATCTTCATTTCAGCATCCAAGGAAGAGCGGATTAGACGTCTTTGCAAGGAAAAAGTTATTAATTCTGGGAAAGCTGAAGATTTGATAGAGAAGACCGATCGTGAACGGGCAGCTTATTATAATTATTACAGCTATAAAGTATGGGGAGCAGCAGCCACATATCACCTTTGTATTGATTCATCATCTCTTGGCATTGATGAAACAGTTGCATTCATTAAACTATTTATAGAAAAGAAGCTGGGAATCTAA
- a CDS encoding LytTR family DNA-binding domain-containing protein, whose amino-acid sequence MKKTITTIIVDDESNSITTLNKDLTNYPEIQVIETTTSIEKAKKIIVQYQPDLLFLDIEMPKMNGFELLHEIRTLIHPEMYIVFYSAYDKYVLDALRSSAFDYLMKPYQPEELSAIIERIKTQPEKEKTNIEQSILRLMKNDKKFALQTISGLLFLKASEVLCFQYIDGFRSWQITMTDLSVQKLRTGIIAKDLLAFSPSFMQINQECILNVDYISSIENKTLKCILYPPFNDLDIHASRRYYSKLKEQLEIL is encoded by the coding sequence ATGAAAAAAACAATAACTACAATTATAGTAGACGACGAAAGTAATTCGATTACAACACTGAACAAGGATCTTACTAATTATCCGGAAATTCAGGTAATTGAGACTACTACATCTATTGAAAAAGCAAAAAAAATAATTGTTCAATACCAACCTGATTTACTTTTTTTAGATATTGAAATGCCTAAAATGAATGGGTTTGAACTATTACACGAAATCCGAACTTTAATACATCCTGAAATGTATATCGTATTCTATAGTGCTTACGATAAATATGTGCTTGACGCATTGCGCTCATCCGCTTTCGACTATTTAATGAAACCTTATCAGCCAGAAGAACTTTCAGCAATCATAGAGCGTATTAAAACGCAACCGGAGAAAGAAAAAACAAATATTGAACAATCTATTCTACGCTTAATGAAAAATGATAAGAAATTTGCTCTGCAAACAATCTCAGGGCTATTATTTCTAAAAGCCAGTGAAGTTCTTTGTTTTCAATATATAGATGGATTTAGAAGCTGGCAAATCACAATGACCGATTTATCTGTGCAGAAACTAAGAACAGGTATTATAGCCAAAGATTTACTGGCTTTTAGTCCTTCGTTCATGCAAATTAATCAGGAATGTATACTTAATGTTGACTATATCTCATCTATTGAAAATAAAACATTAAAATGCATTTTATACCCACCATTCAATGATTTAGACATTCATGCTTCAAGAAGATATTATTCGAAATTAAAAGAACAATTAGAAATTTTATAG
- a CDS encoding histidine kinase encodes MLINYMLQRRGSTFFICILCLLIVSCHTKDRERTVDKYAYADSLTEHYEELSLEHPYIVRQRLLKIRQVITDSINYYKLTQCISYAYFQDNNIDSALLLNNKTIHFCNKNFSDTTRLNKLKIDAYYHKGLFLSIISNIDSAQYYLNEANIKAFKAKEYKRLADICIRQAYNHISQGNYTSSVLYYKKAQETANILSDNSEAYFLIQTGLAKVYLNLNNYNQSNIYFNIAEKRYKKMPPSRQFIFASLRASYYEAIKNYKDALKWYKEANVKTQDFKFSIYRGITECNVGSIYLLLNQPDSAKHHLDKANLFFSKSNQNLNYSFYLNGLYAELALLKNDLRNAHKLLNKKYDLSKITLEYIHLYNKRLELYYEKKCDFHNAYYYRTKVDNYNDSVRRRTLSSAISELNARYSQDTSKLKHNIILSENKADLQKMRLISILSLSLLITGAIIICIAIYLNRKKRESRFAKQFSTIAKLRMENIRNRISPHVLFNMLNAVMPTFKQDDNLVHLFRQLALSLRNNLIASEKIAVSLEEEIEFVKNYIEFRKNINSRKVDINWNISQNVPFDTLIPSMIIQIPIENSIKYAFREEMKDAHINIDISADDSFLYITIIDNGSGYNPGAHIGDKNSTGTGLKVIFQTTELLNQKNQEKMYFNIEDMKNFSPDLHGTRVTIIIPYKYNFEL; translated from the coding sequence ATGCTGATAAATTATATGCTGCAACGGAGAGGAAGTACTTTTTTCATTTGTATTTTATGTTTATTGATTGTTAGCTGCCACACTAAAGATAGGGAAAGGACAGTTGACAAATATGCTTATGCAGACTCTTTAACAGAGCATTATGAAGAACTATCGTTAGAACATCCATACATTGTCAGGCAAAGGCTGCTTAAAATCAGACAAGTAATAACAGACAGCATTAATTACTACAAATTAACTCAGTGCATTAGTTATGCCTATTTCCAGGATAATAATATAGACTCTGCATTATTATTAAATAATAAGACAATTCATTTTTGCAATAAAAACTTCTCAGATACTACAAGACTGAATAAGTTAAAAATTGATGCCTATTATCATAAAGGACTTTTTCTTTCAATTATAAGTAATATTGATTCTGCACAATATTATTTGAATGAAGCTAATATAAAAGCTTTTAAGGCAAAAGAGTATAAGAGATTAGCGGATATCTGCATTCGACAGGCTTACAACCATATATCACAAGGAAATTATACGTCATCAGTTCTTTACTATAAAAAAGCACAAGAGACAGCAAATATTTTAAGCGACAACAGCGAAGCATATTTCTTAATTCAGACAGGATTAGCCAAGGTCTACTTAAATCTCAACAATTATAATCAGTCTAACATTTATTTCAATATTGCTGAGAAAAGATATAAAAAAATGCCACCATCCAGGCAATTTATTTTCGCTAGTCTACGAGCTAGCTATTACGAAGCAATTAAAAACTACAAAGATGCCCTGAAATGGTATAAAGAAGCAAATGTAAAAACTCAGGACTTTAAATTCAGCATTTACAGAGGAATTACAGAATGCAATGTAGGAAGTATTTATCTTTTGCTCAATCAGCCCGACTCTGCCAAGCATCACCTGGATAAAGCTAATTTATTTTTTTCCAAATCAAATCAAAATTTAAATTATTCTTTTTACTTAAACGGGCTTTATGCCGAATTGGCATTACTAAAGAATGATTTAAGAAACGCACATAAATTATTAAACAAGAAATATGATTTATCAAAAATAACCCTTGAATATATTCATCTTTACAATAAAAGATTAGAATTATATTACGAAAAAAAATGTGATTTTCATAATGCATATTACTATAGAACAAAAGTTGATAATTATAATGATTCTGTCCGAAGAAGAACACTTTCGAGTGCAATCTCAGAACTAAACGCCCGATATAGTCAAGATACCAGCAAACTTAAACATAATATCATTCTTTCAGAAAACAAAGCTGATCTGCAAAAGATGAGATTGATAAGTATACTCTCATTATCTTTATTAATAACTGGTGCAATAATAATCTGCATTGCAATTTATTTAAATCGCAAAAAAAGAGAGTCCAGATTTGCCAAGCAGTTTTCTACTATAGCTAAACTACGCATGGAAAACATTCGTAACCGGATTTCTCCGCACGTCTTGTTTAACATGTTAAATGCTGTAATGCCAACTTTCAAACAAGACGATAATCTGGTGCATTTGTTTAGACAATTGGCTCTGTCATTACGTAATAACCTGATTGCTTCCGAAAAAATTGCAGTATCACTTGAAGAAGAAATTGAATTTGTAAAAAACTACATTGAATTCCGTAAAAATATCAATAGTAGAAAAGTAGATATCAATTGGAATATATCTCAGAATGTTCCCTTTGATACGTTAATTCCGTCAATGATTATCCAGATACCAATAGAAAATTCCATTAAATATGCTTTCAGAGAGGAGATGAAAGATGCACATATAAACATTGATATTTCTGCTGATGACAGTTTTCTTTATATCACTATTATTGATAACGGTTCAGGGTATAATCCGGGAGCACACATTGGAGATAAAAACAGTACCGGAACAGGACTTAAGGTTATATTCCAAACTACAGAATTATTAAATCAAAAGAATCAGGAAAAAATGTATTTCAACATTGAAGATATGAAGAACTTTTCTCCCGATTTACATGGTACAAGAGTTACGATTATTATTCCTTATAAATACAATTTTGAACTATGA
- a CDS encoding DUF5056 domain-containing protein codes for MTEIDDKMISQFFQNEKKEINDNGFSNRVMRHLPNRVDKLSNMWAAFCTAVAIILFFVFNGLEAILNILREAYSGTMQSSIAHLDLKSLLIAAIVLISLGVKKVCYSE; via the coding sequence ATGACAGAAATTGATGATAAAATGATTAGCCAATTCTTCCAGAATGAGAAGAAGGAGATTAATGATAATGGCTTTTCTAACAGAGTTATGCGCCATTTGCCCAACCGGGTAGATAAACTTTCAAATATGTGGGCAGCATTCTGTACTGCTGTTGCTATTATTTTATTCTTTGTATTTAATGGCCTGGAAGCAATACTCAATATATTGCGCGAAGCATACAGTGGAACAATGCAAAGCAGTATTGCACATCTTGATTTAAAATCATTACTTATTGCCGCTATAGTACTTATAAGTCTGGGGGTAAAAAAAGTTTGCTACTCTGAATAA
- a CDS encoding RNA polymerase sigma factor — protein sequence MSQLNDISLVAQVVVFKNTKAFDTLVKKYQSQVRRFFLNQTLGDSELSDDLAQETFIKAYTNISSFKNLSNFSTWLYRIAYNVFYDYIRSRKETSEIDAREVDAMHSTEQENVGEKMDIYKSLKMLKEVERTCITLFYMEDVSIDKIAGIIGSPTGTVKSHLSRGKEKLAIYLKQNGYDRN from the coding sequence ATGAGCCAATTGAACGATATATCGTTAGTCGCACAGGTCGTGGTGTTTAAAAACACCAAGGCCTTCGACACGTTGGTTAAGAAATACCAATCGCAAGTTCGAAGGTTTTTTCTTAACCAAACGTTAGGCGACAGCGAATTGAGTGATGACCTGGCACAGGAAACATTTATTAAAGCCTATACAAATATCTCATCATTTAAAAATCTTTCAAATTTCTCAACCTGGCTTTACAGAATTGCATATAATGTCTTTTATGATTATATTCGCAGCCGTAAAGAGACATCTGAAATTGACGCACGGGAAGTAGATGCAATGCACAGCACGGAGCAAGAGAATGTGGGAGAAAAGATGGATATTTATAAGTCACTCAAGATGCTAAAGGAAGTGGAACGAACCTGCATCACATTATTCTACATGGAGGATGTGAGTATCGATAAGATTGCAGGGATTATAGGAAGCCCGACAGGTACAGTAAAATCACACTTGTCAAGAGGCAAAGAAAAATTAGCGATTTACTTAAAACAAAATGGTTATGACAGAAATTGA
- a CDS encoding DUF6249 domain-containing protein: protein MKQFMIAFMMMFAVSISMMGQASPKKATVTKDTSNVTLTVQSTSADSAATDSEAQNYSGELKSVKEEFHGIPFEDSEGLLIPIVAIIFGCAVPVLIIFFIFWYRHKDKQAQYRLAEKALENGKDIPEGLFKEVQGATDIYTKGVKNAFLGLGLGIFLWALTGEFGLGCIGFMIMFMGIGQIVIHYTQNKQKPFEKNNPEQKSDEE from the coding sequence ATGAAACAATTTATGATTGCATTCATGATGATGTTCGCAGTTAGCATCTCAATGATGGGGCAAGCCTCACCAAAGAAGGCAACAGTTACAAAAGACACATCAAATGTTACGTTGACCGTGCAAAGTACATCTGCCGACTCGGCCGCAACAGATTCTGAAGCACAAAACTACAGTGGTGAATTAAAATCAGTGAAAGAAGAGTTCCATGGAATTCCTTTTGAAGATTCTGAAGGACTATTAATTCCAATCGTAGCAATTATTTTTGGGTGTGCAGTTCCGGTATTGATCATTTTCTTCATTTTCTGGTATAGACATAAAGATAAACAAGCCCAATACCGCTTAGCAGAAAAAGCACTTGAGAATGGGAAAGACATTCCGGAAGGGTTATTTAAAGAAGTACAAGGAGCTACAGACATTTATACTAAAGGAGTTAAAAACGCTTTCCTTGGTTTAGGATTAGGAATCTTCCTCTGGGCACTGACCGGTGAATTCGGACTTGGATGTATTGGCTTTATGATTATGTTTATGGGTATTGGACAAATTGTAATCCATTACACACAAAACAAGCAGAAACCTTTTGAAAAGAATAATCCAGAACAAAAGTCAGACGAAGAATGA